A single genomic interval of Bradyrhizobium japonicum USDA 6 harbors:
- a CDS encoding SH3 domain-containing protein: MALGRFCSVMALVCTWLSASVSPSHSAKDSTPQTASGLPVPRYVSLKSDHVNVRAGPTKDNDVAWVYTRAGLPVEITAEFENWRRVRDSEGAEGWVYHSLLSGRRTAVVTMKHKDDLAPIYDRADLDSAVAAKLQAGVVTQVKKCTANWCRVTGNGFDGWIQQERLWGVYSDEQVN; encoded by the coding sequence ATGGCGTTGGGGCGTTTTTGTTCGGTAATGGCGCTCGTTTGCACCTGGTTGAGCGCCTCGGTCAGCCCCTCCCATTCGGCGAAGGACAGCACCCCCCAGACCGCGAGCGGCCTGCCGGTGCCGCGTTATGTCAGCCTCAAATCGGATCATGTGAACGTCCGCGCCGGTCCGACCAAGGACAATGACGTCGCCTGGGTCTACACCCGCGCCGGCCTGCCGGTCGAAATCACCGCCGAGTTCGAGAACTGGCGCCGGGTGCGCGATTCCGAGGGCGCCGAGGGCTGGGTCTATCATTCGCTGCTGTCGGGCCGCCGCACCGCGGTCGTCACCATGAAACACAAGGACGACCTCGCCCCGATCTACGACCGCGCCGATCTCGACAGCGCGGTTGCGGCCAAACTCCAGGCCGGCGTCGTCACGCAGGTCAAGAAGTGCACTGCAAACTGGTGTCGCGTCACCGGCAACGGGTTTGACGGCTGGATCCAGCAGGAGCGCCTCTGGGGCGTCTATTCGGACGAGCAGGTCAACTGA
- a CDS encoding 2-hydroxyacid dehydrogenase — protein MSVKKKPLVVVTRKLPDSIETRMRELFDARINLEDTPMSAEQIAEAARTADVLVPTVTDHITADIVNQPDCKLRLIANFGNGVDNIDVEAAHARGITVTNTPKVLTEDTADMTMALILAVPRRMIEGASILTEGKPWPGWSPTWMLGHRIGGKRLGIIGMGRIGQAVARRARAFGLQIHYHNRRPVAPKIAEELGATYWESLDQMLARMDIISVNCPHTPATYHLLSARRLKLIRKDAYIVNTARGEVTDEDTLIKLIEGGEIGGAGLDVYEHEPAVNPKLVRLAKAGKVALLPHMGSATIEGRVEMGEKVIINIRTFLDAHKPPDRVLPSML, from the coding sequence ATGTCGGTGAAGAAAAAGCCCCTCGTGGTGGTGACGCGCAAGCTGCCGGACTCGATCGAGACCCGGATGCGCGAGCTGTTCGACGCGCGGATCAATCTCGAGGACACACCGATGTCGGCCGAGCAGATCGCCGAGGCCGCGCGCACCGCCGACGTGCTCGTTCCGACCGTCACCGACCACATCACCGCCGACATCGTTAACCAGCCCGACTGCAAGCTCCGCCTGATCGCCAATTTCGGCAACGGCGTCGACAATATCGATGTCGAGGCCGCGCATGCCCGCGGCATCACCGTCACCAACACGCCAAAGGTTCTGACCGAAGACACCGCCGACATGACCATGGCGCTGATCCTGGCCGTGCCGCGCCGGATGATCGAAGGCGCCTCGATCCTGACCGAAGGAAAACCGTGGCCCGGCTGGTCGCCGACCTGGATGCTCGGCCACCGTATCGGGGGAAAGCGTCTCGGCATCATCGGCATGGGCCGCATCGGCCAGGCGGTCGCGCGCCGCGCCCGCGCCTTCGGCCTCCAGATCCACTACCACAATCGCCGTCCCGTCGCGCCGAAGATCGCCGAGGAGTTAGGGGCGACCTATTGGGAAAGCCTCGACCAGATGCTGGCGCGGATGGACATCATCTCGGTGAACTGCCCGCACACGCCGGCGACCTATCACCTGCTCTCGGCGCGACGGCTGAAGCTGATCCGCAAGGATGCCTACATCGTCAACACCGCGCGCGGCGAGGTGACCGACGAGGACACGCTGATCAAGCTGATCGAAGGCGGCGAGATCGGTGGCGCCGGCCTCGACGTCTACGAGCACGAGCCCGCGGTCAATCCAAAGCTGGTGCGGCTCGCCAAGGCCGGCAAGGTGGCGCTGCTGCCGCATATGGGCTCGGCCACGATCGAGGGCCGCGTCGAGATGGGCGAGAAGGTGATCATCAACATCCGCACCTTCCTCGACGCGCACAAGCCGCCGGACCGCGTGCTGCCGAGCATGCTCTGA
- a CDS encoding aldehyde dehydrogenase codes for MKTYQLYINGAYVDPANGEWFDSVDPYQGKPWARIPRGSAADADKAVKAASEAMWRGPWAKMTASARGKVMHKLGDLVAANAERLAEIEVRDNGKLMAEMLGQLRYHAEWWWYYGGLVDKLEGGLVPIDKADTFAYTTHEPVGVVAALTAWNSPLLFVAWKCAAALAAGCAVVVKPSEFTSASTLEFAALTKEAGIPDGIFNVVTGFGPEIGSELISHPGVAKITFTGSDTTGARVYETAARSLKRVSLELGGKSPNIVFEDADLAAAAAGAVSGIFAATGQTCIAGSRLLVQRSIKDKFVDRLLELARSAKIGNPMQADTNIGPVTTPAQYKKILDYIDIAKAEGARCLLGGKPASGEGIIGGQFVEPTIFTDVDNTMRIAREEVFGPVLSIIAFDTEEDAIRIANDTIYGLAAGIWTRDLARAIRVPKQLRAGTVWVNTYRAISYMMPFGGMKHSGVGRESGIDAVREYQETKSVWISTATDVPANPFVMR; via the coding sequence GTGAAGACCTATCAGCTCTACATCAACGGCGCCTATGTCGATCCCGCCAATGGCGAGTGGTTCGATTCGGTCGACCCCTATCAGGGCAAGCCTTGGGCAAGGATTCCGCGCGGATCGGCCGCGGATGCCGACAAAGCCGTGAAGGCCGCCAGCGAGGCCATGTGGCGCGGCCCGTGGGCGAAGATGACGGCTTCGGCCCGCGGCAAGGTGATGCACAAGCTCGGCGACCTCGTCGCGGCAAATGCCGAGCGTCTCGCCGAGATCGAGGTGCGCGACAATGGCAAACTGATGGCGGAGATGCTCGGCCAGCTCCGCTACCATGCGGAATGGTGGTGGTACTATGGCGGGCTCGTCGACAAGCTGGAAGGCGGCCTGGTGCCGATCGACAAGGCCGACACCTTTGCCTACACGACGCATGAGCCTGTTGGCGTCGTCGCCGCACTGACCGCCTGGAATTCGCCGCTGCTGTTTGTCGCCTGGAAATGCGCCGCAGCGCTCGCCGCCGGCTGCGCCGTCGTGGTCAAGCCGTCGGAATTCACCTCGGCCAGCACGCTGGAATTCGCTGCGCTGACCAAGGAAGCAGGAATTCCTGACGGCATCTTCAACGTCGTGACGGGCTTCGGCCCCGAGATCGGCAGCGAGCTGATTTCGCATCCCGGCGTCGCCAAGATCACCTTCACGGGTTCGGACACGACGGGCGCACGCGTTTACGAAACCGCGGCGCGGAGCCTGAAGCGCGTATCGCTGGAGCTCGGCGGCAAGTCGCCGAACATCGTGTTCGAGGATGCCGATCTTGCCGCGGCAGCCGCCGGCGCCGTCTCCGGCATCTTCGCGGCGACGGGCCAGACCTGCATCGCCGGATCGCGTCTGCTCGTGCAGCGCTCGATCAAGGACAAGTTCGTGGATCGCCTGCTCGAACTCGCGCGCTCGGCCAAGATCGGCAATCCCATGCAGGCCGACACGAACATCGGCCCCGTCACGACGCCCGCGCAGTACAAGAAGATCCTCGACTATATCGACATCGCCAAAGCGGAAGGCGCGCGCTGCCTGCTTGGCGGCAAGCCGGCCTCCGGCGAAGGCATTATCGGCGGCCAGTTCGTCGAGCCGACCATCTTCACCGATGTCGACAACACCATGCGGATCGCGCGCGAGGAGGTGTTCGGCCCGGTGCTCTCGATCATCGCCTTCGATACCGAGGAGGACGCCATCCGCATCGCCAACGACACGATCTACGGCCTTGCCGCAGGCATCTGGACCCGCGACCTCGCGCGCGCCATCCGCGTGCCGAAGCAATTGCGCGCCGGGACCGTATGGGTGAACACCTATCGCGCCATCAGCTACATGATGCCGTTCGGCGGCATGAAGCATTCCGGCGTCGGCCGCGAGAGCGGCATCGACGCGGTGCGCGAGTATCAGGAGACCAAGAGCGTCTGGATCTCGACCGCGACGGACGTGCCGGCGAATCCGTTTGTGATGCGTTAG
- a CDS encoding aldo/keto reductase: protein MEQRKLGSTGPTVSALGLGCMGMSEVYGPADRGESIATVHAALDAGITLLDTGDFYAMGHNEMLVREALKDVPREKVQISVKFGALRGPAGEFAGMDTRPAATKNFLAYSLQRLGTDHIDVYRPARLDPNVPIEETIGGLADLVTAGYIRHIGLSEVGSDTIRRAHAVHPIADLQIEYSLIERGIERDILKTCRELGISITAYGVLARGLISGHWSKDSGKTGRDYRLMTPRFQGANLDANLALAEQLRAIATEIGATPAQVAIAWVAAQGKEIVPLVGARTRNRLTEALGAAKLTLTPAHLAALAKAFPPDVASGTRYAAEQMAHLDSEKPATR from the coding sequence ATGGAACAGCGCAAACTCGGTTCAACCGGTCCGACCGTCTCCGCCCTTGGTCTCGGCTGCATGGGCATGTCGGAGGTCTATGGCCCTGCCGACCGCGGCGAAAGCATCGCCACGGTCCATGCAGCGCTCGATGCCGGCATCACGCTGCTGGACACCGGCGATTTCTACGCCATGGGTCACAATGAAATGCTGGTGCGCGAGGCCCTGAAGGATGTGCCGCGCGAAAAAGTGCAGATCAGCGTGAAGTTCGGCGCACTGCGCGGGCCCGCCGGCGAGTTCGCCGGCATGGACACAAGGCCAGCCGCGACGAAAAACTTCCTGGCCTATTCGCTGCAACGTCTCGGCACCGACCATATCGACGTCTACCGCCCGGCACGTCTCGACCCCAACGTCCCCATCGAAGAGACGATCGGCGGTCTCGCTGATCTCGTGACGGCCGGCTACATCAGGCATATCGGCCTGTCCGAGGTCGGCTCAGACACCATTCGCCGCGCGCACGCCGTGCATCCGATCGCCGATCTCCAGATCGAGTATTCGCTGATCGAGCGCGGCATCGAACGCGACATCCTCAAGACCTGCCGCGAGCTCGGTATTTCCATCACCGCCTATGGCGTGCTGGCGCGCGGCCTGATCAGCGGCCATTGGTCGAAGGACTCCGGCAAGACCGGCCGGGATTACCGGCTGATGACGCCGCGCTTCCAGGGTGCAAATCTCGATGCCAATCTCGCGCTGGCGGAGCAGCTCCGCGCCATCGCCACGGAGATCGGCGCGACGCCGGCGCAGGTCGCGATCGCCTGGGTGGCGGCTCAAGGCAAGGAGATCGTGCCGCTGGTCGGCGCACGCACGCGCAACCGTCTCACCGAAGCGCTCGGCGCGGCGAAACTAACGCTGACGCCGGCGCATCTTGCGGCGCTTGCAAAGGCATTTCCGCCCGACGTCGCTTCCGGCACGCGCTACGCGGCCGAGCAGATGGCGCATCTCGACAGCGAGAAGCCGGCGACGCGGTAA
- a CDS encoding ParA family protein yields the protein MHTIVLATQKGGSGKSTLAIGLALAAKQAGFTVRLIETDPQGTLSNWQRRRHADDLVVEPIYHAADIAPRLKMLADSGLQLVIVDTAAGLGAATTAAIRHSDLCLIPARPSVADIEATVSTLSVARAWKRPYSFVLNQAPIRGQRIDNAANTLAEEAALDLAEVLARPLIVMRNDHQDSLASGLAVSEFAPNGKSADEIRGLWRWIETRLELEATTNVLIDQVISVADGMLHAAAEQATDETTTLAS from the coding sequence ATGCACACGATCGTACTGGCCACCCAAAAGGGTGGCAGTGGCAAGAGCACGCTTGCCATCGGCCTCGCGCTGGCGGCCAAGCAGGCCGGCTTCACCGTCCGCCTGATCGAAACCGACCCGCAGGGTACCCTGTCCAACTGGCAGCGTCGCCGCCACGCCGACGATCTCGTCGTCGAGCCGATCTATCACGCGGCCGACATCGCGCCGCGCCTGAAGATGCTGGCCGACAGCGGCCTGCAGCTCGTGATCGTCGATACCGCGGCCGGCCTCGGCGCCGCGACCACCGCCGCGATCCGCCATTCCGACCTCTGCCTGATTCCGGCTCGCCCGAGCGTTGCCGACATCGAGGCGACGGTCTCCACGCTGAGCGTCGCGCGCGCCTGGAAGCGGCCCTACAGCTTCGTGCTGAACCAGGCGCCGATCCGCGGCCAGCGCATCGACAACGCCGCCAACACCCTCGCCGAGGAAGCCGCCCTCGATCTCGCCGAGGTGCTCGCGCGCCCGCTGATCGTGATGCGCAACGACCACCAGGACTCGCTCGCGAGCGGCCTCGCGGTCAGCGAATTCGCACCGAACGGCAAGTCGGCGGACGAGATCCGCGGCCTCTGGCGCTGGATCGAGACCCGGCTCGAGCTCGAAGCCACGACCAATGTGCTGATCGACCAGGTCATCTCGGTCGCGGACGGGATGCTGCACGCCGCCGCCGAACAGGCGACGGACGAGACCACGACACTCGCGTCCTGA
- a CDS encoding serine protease, with protein sequence MRSMLAATLMFAAATGASAQMTAPEVPGTKPKPVQTMPIRPPALQRPSATADAMAQAERLSLQSDLAWVGQYNGAITGDVSARMVEAIKEYQKAKGGKPTGVLNPQERAALAETARRKQESVGWKIVMEPTSGARLGIPGKLVPQQATDANGSKWTSPTGTVQVLLSRRKEANPTTAKLAELEKEPSGRKVDYTVVKPDFFVLSGLQGLKKFYVRGTFKGDEVRTMTILYDQATENTVEPVVIAMSSAFNAFPTGPQAGPPPRKTVEYGTGIVVSDDGAIVTDRLITDSCLAITIAGYGSADRLAEDKEHDLALLHIYGARGLKPLSLTGGAAKTGVDVIGIADPQSQGGAAGVSSLKGALAPVTASDSALSPPPAVGFSGSPAIDGDGKFAGVALLKPAMVAGPPTSVPASQAVMVSAETVRDFLKANAVTATGTSTDAKAAVVRVICVRK encoded by the coding sequence ATGAGATCGATGCTTGCGGCAACACTGATGTTTGCGGCTGCCACAGGTGCGAGCGCCCAGATGACGGCGCCGGAGGTCCCCGGCACCAAGCCGAAGCCGGTCCAGACCATGCCGATCCGGCCTCCCGCACTGCAGAGGCCGTCGGCGACGGCTGATGCGATGGCGCAGGCGGAACGGCTGTCGCTCCAGTCCGACCTCGCCTGGGTCGGCCAATATAACGGTGCCATCACCGGCGACGTCAGCGCGCGCATGGTCGAGGCGATCAAGGAATATCAGAAGGCCAAGGGTGGCAAGCCGACCGGCGTGCTCAATCCGCAGGAGCGCGCTGCGCTCGCCGAGACCGCGCGGCGCAAGCAGGAAAGCGTCGGCTGGAAGATCGTGATGGAGCCGACCAGCGGCGCCCGGCTCGGCATCCCCGGCAAATTGGTGCCGCAGCAGGCGACCGATGCCAACGGCTCGAAATGGACTTCGCCGACCGGCACGGTGCAGGTGCTGCTGAGCCGCCGCAAGGAAGCCAACCCGACCACGGCGAAACTCGCCGAGCTGGAGAAGGAACCGTCGGGGCGCAAGGTCGACTACACCGTGGTGAAGCCCGATTTCTTCGTGTTGTCGGGGTTGCAGGGCCTCAAGAAATTCTACGTGCGAGGCACCTTCAAGGGCGACGAAGTCCGCACCATGACGATCCTCTACGACCAGGCGACCGAGAACACCGTCGAGCCGGTCGTGATCGCGATGTCGAGCGCGTTCAATGCATTTCCGACGGGACCGCAGGCCGGGCCGCCGCCGCGCAAGACCGTCGAGTATGGTACCGGCATCGTCGTCAGCGACGACGGTGCGATTGTCACGGACCGCCTCATTACCGATAGCTGTCTCGCGATCACCATTGCCGGCTATGGCAGCGCCGACCGTCTCGCCGAGGACAAGGAGCACGATCTCGCGCTCCTGCACATCTACGGCGCGCGCGGCCTGAAGCCGCTCAGCCTCACGGGCGGCGCGGCGAAGACGGGCGTCGATGTCATCGGTATTGCCGATCCGCAGAGCCAGGGCGGAGCTGCGGGCGTATCGAGCCTCAAGGGCGCGCTGGCGCCGGTCACAGCAAGCGATTCCGCGCTGTCCCCTCCGCCGGCGGTCGGCTTCTCCGGCAGCCCGGCCATCGACGGCGACGGCAAGTTCGCCGGCGTCGCACTGTTGAAGCCGGCGATGGTCGCCGGGCCCCCGACATCAGTGCCGGCGTCGCAAGCGGTGATGGTGTCTGCAGAAACGGTGCGCGATTTCCTGAAGGCGAACGCCGTCACGGCGACTGGCACGTCGACGGATGCGAAGGCGGCCGTCGTCCGCGTGATCTGCGTGCGGAAATAG
- the ggt gene encoding gamma-glutamyltransferase, producing MGGNWRDRTATTFECQKMPAVSSRGMVVSNHPLASSAGAEMLAAGGNAIDAAIATLFTLTVVEPMMVGIIGGGMAHIRLADGSHRFIDGQSTVPAAVRDTTYTSRPGSAHDVFDTVGNENLNGPKAVATPGSLKAWCETLRRFGTMSLADVMQPAIKHAARGYAATPYLHECISESAAEMRKDKPIAAIYLPDGEPLKVGERVVQAEYAETRRTIADHGEKALYEGPLGDILVDYMEKAGGFIRRNDLTGYKTVERQPIRADYRGWTMLGPPPPAASGVHIAQMLNILEGYDIGGLGFGTSETIHYLAEVLKIAFADRAAASGDPDYVGVPVERLTSKAYAEERRRAIDPARAQAWGAGVSQLEGAHTTHMTAADAFGNVVATTQTINNLFGAKIMIPGLGAIANNYMNLFDPRPGHALSLAPGKRVTTSMSPMMALRDGKLCYALGLPGGKRIFPSAMQALVNLIDHGMSLQEAVEAPRIWTEGNALEVEQKVPEAVRAKLAGLGHKVQPVATVAGGMNGIAFHDDGSMTGAACWRADGTPVGISGGLAKAGVRFRLS from the coding sequence ATGGGCGGAAACTGGCGCGACCGGACGGCAACGACCTTTGAATGCCAGAAGATGCCGGCGGTCTCGAGCCGCGGCATGGTGGTCAGCAACCATCCGCTGGCCTCCAGCGCCGGCGCCGAGATGCTGGCCGCCGGCGGCAACGCCATCGACGCTGCGATCGCGACCCTGTTCACGCTGACCGTGGTCGAGCCGATGATGGTCGGCATCATCGGCGGCGGCATGGCGCATATACGTCTGGCTGACGGCAGCCACCGTTTCATCGACGGGCAGAGCACCGTGCCTGCGGCGGTGCGTGACACCACCTACACCTCCAGGCCGGGCTCGGCGCATGACGTGTTCGACACCGTCGGCAACGAGAACCTCAACGGCCCGAAGGCGGTCGCCACGCCGGGCTCGCTGAAAGCCTGGTGCGAGACGCTGCGCCGGTTCGGCACCATGAGCCTCGCGGACGTCATGCAGCCCGCGATCAAGCATGCCGCGCGCGGCTATGCGGCGACGCCGTATTTGCACGAATGCATCAGCGAGAGCGCCGCCGAGATGCGCAAGGACAAGCCGATTGCGGCGATCTATTTGCCTGATGGCGAGCCGCTCAAGGTCGGCGAACGCGTGGTGCAGGCCGAATATGCCGAGACGCGCCGCACCATCGCCGACCACGGCGAGAAGGCCCTCTACGAGGGGCCGCTTGGTGATATCCTCGTCGACTACATGGAGAAGGCCGGCGGCTTCATCCGCCGCAACGATCTCACCGGCTACAAGACCGTCGAACGGCAACCGATCCGCGCCGACTATCGCGGCTGGACCATGCTTGGCCCGCCGCCGCCCGCGGCCTCCGGCGTCCACATCGCGCAGATGCTGAACATTCTCGAGGGCTATGACATCGGAGGCCTCGGCTTCGGCACATCAGAGACCATCCACTATCTCGCCGAAGTCCTGAAGATCGCCTTCGCCGATCGCGCCGCGGCCAGCGGCGATCCGGATTATGTCGGCGTCCCCGTGGAGCGGCTGACGTCGAAGGCCTATGCCGAGGAACGCCGTCGCGCCATCGATCCGGCGCGGGCGCAGGCCTGGGGCGCCGGCGTCTCGCAGCTCGAAGGCGCGCACACCACGCACATGACGGCCGCAGATGCGTTCGGCAACGTCGTCGCAACGACGCAGACCATCAACAATCTCTTTGGCGCCAAGATCATGATCCCGGGCCTGGGTGCCATCGCCAACAACTACATGAACCTGTTCGATCCGCGTCCCGGCCACGCGCTGTCACTGGCGCCGGGCAAGCGCGTCACTACCTCGATGTCGCCGATGATGGCGCTGCGTGACGGCAAGCTCTGCTATGCGCTCGGGCTGCCGGGCGGAAAACGCATCTTCCCTAGCGCGATGCAGGCGCTGGTGAATCTGATCGACCACGGCATGAGCCTGCAGGAAGCGGTCGAGGCGCCGCGCATCTGGACCGAAGGCAACGCGCTCGAAGTCGAGCAGAAGGTGCCGGAGGCCGTGCGCGCGAAGCTTGCGGGCCTCGGCCACAAGGTGCAGCCCGTCGCGACGGTGGCGGGCGGCATGAACGGCATTGCCTTCCACGACGACGGCAGCATGACCGGCGCCGCCTGCTGGCGCGCGGACGGCACGCCGGTCGGAATTTCGGGCGGGCTTGCGAAGGCCGGGGTCAGGTTCAGGCTGAGCTAG
- a CDS encoding LysR family transcriptional regulator encodes MAESDLRDLDVFVAVARTRNFRRAAIEIRVSVSSLSQRLRDLEERLGVRLMNRTTRSVALTEAGELLLSRIAPALRDVGDALDQVRGLREVASGRLRINAPPPAVDLVLAPMVGPFLATYPQVDLDIVSESGFVDIVSAGYDAGVRYGEHLAQDMVAIPLSGPQSYVVVASPAYIARRGKPKHPKDLLDHDCIRARYSSGVMHDLEFEKAGQIVKVDPPAKLISTNMGLAMRAALDGAGIWATLDGYVHDAVTSGALVSLMEDWCEPFPGPFLYYPSRRQTPPALRAFIDFVADWRKRETRGK; translated from the coding sequence ATGGCCGAGTCCGATCTGCGTGATCTCGACGTCTTCGTGGCGGTTGCCCGCACCCGCAATTTCCGGCGTGCGGCGATCGAAATTCGCGTGTCGGTGTCGAGCCTTAGCCAACGGCTGCGGGATCTGGAGGAGCGCCTTGGCGTCCGCCTGATGAACCGCACCACCCGCAGCGTCGCGCTGACCGAGGCGGGCGAGCTTTTGTTGTCCCGCATTGCTCCGGCGCTGCGCGATGTCGGCGATGCCCTGGACCAGGTCCGCGGCCTGCGCGAAGTGGCTTCGGGACGCCTGCGCATCAACGCCCCGCCGCCCGCGGTGGACCTCGTGCTGGCGCCGATGGTCGGGCCGTTCCTTGCGACCTACCCGCAGGTCGACCTCGACATCGTTTCCGAAAGCGGCTTCGTCGACATCGTCAGCGCCGGCTACGATGCCGGCGTGCGTTATGGCGAGCATCTCGCGCAGGACATGGTGGCGATCCCGCTGAGCGGTCCGCAGAGCTATGTCGTCGTCGCATCGCCTGCGTACATCGCGCGCCGCGGCAAGCCGAAGCATCCGAAGGATCTGCTCGACCATGACTGCATCCGCGCCCGCTACTCGAGCGGCGTCATGCATGATCTGGAGTTCGAGAAGGCTGGCCAGATCGTAAAGGTCGATCCGCCCGCAAAGCTGATCTCGACCAACATGGGCCTTGCCATGCGCGCTGCACTCGACGGCGCCGGCATCTGGGCGACGCTCGATGGCTACGTTCATGACGCCGTGACGTCCGGCGCGCTGGTCAGCTTGATGGAAGATTGGTGCGAGCCGTTTCCGGGCCCGTTCCTGTACTATCCGAGCCGACGCCAGACGCCGCCCGCGCTACGCGCTTTCATAGATTTCGTCGCGGATTGGCGCAAACGCGAGACGCGCGGCAAATAA
- a CDS encoding HesA/MoeB/ThiF family protein — MLSPDELERYARHIVLRDVGGPGQAALKRASVLVVGAGGLGAPALMYLAAAGIGTLGVVDDDVVSLSNLQRQVIHTTPDIGRHKVESAAERISALNPHVRFVGHATWLNADNALSMIGDYDLVLDGSDNFSTRYLVSDACFFAKRPLITAALGTFDGSLTTIRAHEKNEQGVFNPTYRCLFPEAPPPGTVPACAEAGVMGALAGVMGSMMALEAIREIVGFGDGLVGRLLMIDARAMRFETLRYARDPANPLNGDGPVITDLSAHRT; from the coding sequence GTGCTGAGCCCGGACGAACTCGAACGCTATGCCCGGCATATCGTGCTGCGCGATGTCGGCGGGCCGGGCCAGGCCGCGCTGAAGCGGGCCTCCGTGCTGGTGGTCGGCGCCGGCGGGCTCGGCGCGCCCGCGCTGATGTATCTGGCGGCCGCCGGCATTGGTACGCTCGGCGTGGTCGATGACGACGTGGTCTCGCTGTCAAACCTCCAGCGCCAGGTGATCCATACGACGCCCGATATCGGCCGGCACAAGGTCGAAAGCGCGGCCGAGCGGATCTCCGCGCTCAATCCGCATGTCCGCTTCGTCGGCCATGCCACCTGGCTCAATGCCGACAATGCGCTGAGCATGATCGGAGACTATGATCTCGTGCTCGACGGCTCTGACAATTTCTCGACGCGTTATCTGGTCTCGGATGCCTGCTTCTTCGCGAAGCGGCCGCTTATCACGGCGGCGCTCGGCACCTTCGACGGCTCGCTCACCACCATCCGCGCGCATGAGAAGAACGAGCAGGGCGTGTTCAATCCGACCTATCGCTGCCTGTTTCCGGAGGCGCCGCCGCCCGGCACCGTGCCGGCCTGCGCGGAGGCCGGTGTCATGGGCGCGCTTGCGGGCGTGATGGGCTCGATGATGGCGCTGGAGGCGATCCGCGAGATCGTCGGCTTCGGCGACGGCCTCGTCGGCCGCCTCCTGATGATCGACGCGCGCGCGATGCGCTTCGAGACGCTGCGCTACGCGCGCGATCCGGCCAATCCGCTCAACGGCGATGGGCCCGTGATCACCGATCTCAGCGCCCATCGCACCTGA